The sequence below is a genomic window from Sebastes fasciatus isolate fSebFas1 chromosome 11, fSebFas1.pri, whole genome shotgun sequence.
TCTTGCGCTCTCAATAGCCTCTTACCTGCCAGATGTTGATGCCACAGTGTGGATTAATGGCTGCTCTGCCAACACACTTCTACCCCTCCACTATAAGAAGAGCCAAATCCTCCCTGCTTTAATGTTTGACATCAAGAAGATGATTCCCACTAATTCAGGGGTCGCCATTGTCAAGGATGGAATGCATGATCCACTGGCAGAGGAGAACAAGGCCACCCTGGTCCCCATTGAACAGGCCAAGGGACGTTTCCTCTTTGTGTCATCAGAGGACGACCTCAACTGGGACAGCAAAGCTTACGTGGACATGATGGAGGAGAGACTGAAGCGTCATGGGAAGGACAActttgagagtgtgtgttacCCCGGAGCGGGACATTACTTAGAGCCGCCTTACGGACCCTACTGCCCCTCCAGTTTTCATGGGGTTGTAAACATGCCTGTCGCGTGGGGGGGTGTGCCCAAGTCCCACGCGGCAGCTGAAGTCGTCCTGTGGAAGAGGATCCAGGAGTTCTACAGAACTCACCTGAGCTGTGATGCTACACACACTAAAGCCAAATTATAGATACAAATATCATGATATGGAAGACATCCGAACAGATAAATCACCAGCCAGTTAACGGTAAATGATTGTATATGAATTAAGCTAACAATTTCATGTTTGATTTGATGAttgaatatttttgtatttcaaaatcatgAATTCACACAACCTGATGCAGATTTACCACTGTGAAATGACAGGACTGTAGCCTTAATTGAATATCTTCTTGataatgtgtttgtattttctgAATTTATTTCTAAATCATGAGATGGGATAAGAAAAGCAACATACGATATATAAATTCCTCAGACTCTTCTGCCTTTTTGTCATGATTGGATTTGTGTATGTGTCTTGTGCTTCGGGAGCTGTGATTGTTGtgaccggcgttggtttgttggcttgtctgtttggaggattactccaaaagtctgtgatggatttgaatgacgttttttggaggggtggggtgtggcacaatgaacaatccattagattttggtggtgatccggaTCATTATCAAgcttcaggaattttttttaataactccgctcagcctgtggattaacaccacaggctttaagacatgtatctgatgacgcgttcatgacgcgtcaccatgcctctttccttctgcctgcagagagaatcgtactcgggcagcttggcggaggtctgcgctctcagaGTGTTTATCAGTTTGTTGTATTGTCATTGTGGGATGTATCCTGGATTATTATTTGTGGGAGGTTCACGTGTGCATTTATATCTGGATGATGTTTATATGTCTGGATGATGCTGATGTAATGTGCTGTTAGATGACGGTGGGCTAACATGCCGgaaggtttgtttgttttgttgttggttaATGTGTCTGAATAATCCCATGAGGGATGGGTTacgaaaataaatgattcattcattcatttattcatttattcatttattcatttattcattagtACGTACACAAACATTTAGTGTGGATCcacgcactgttttataaatgagatcCCTTCTCTTGCATGTGTGGACCCATGGCACATCACAATCTGaaaggaaattaattaaaaaagaaaagtctagcAATGACttaacagagcaacacaacagtCAGTGCAACAACATGCCTCCATCACATTATTTAATCAAAACCAAACCTTTGAGACACACTGTCTGTGCTGGAGTTGAGGATTTGCCGCTTGGTAAATAAACGTAGCTCCATATTATTTTGCTTAATTAGACGTCTACTCAACAGCTGTTGGAGCAGCACAACTTCCACTTTCATTGTTCTCATCAGAAGGCTACATGGAGGTGATCAGTGCCAGAGGCCTGTGTCCAGCCCCTCTGTGTACTCTGTTGCCTGGGTTGGTGCTCCGGGTGGTGACGGAGGATTCAGCAGGTCGATGGTCCGTCCTTCCCTGAGCTGCAGCACTGCCAGTTTCAGACTCCACCTGCAGGGAGGGACAAATGGAATGCGTTGTTGATCTCCGTAGGATTTCACTCAGCCGTGGGTTGCATCAGACTGTAATAAAGTTTTCATCAtcttatatatatgtttatcatatttagccTAGTGCTTATTATCATAAAATGAATTcatggattcagctattagtgcatttttttacttttaggacctaatgatttaaataaggactattagagtgttcatactggggagttgatttacctaaaaaaaaaattatctgctgagttacagatgtctctttcccaatggaagttgtagtaccgccgtttggccactacgaacaTTTGCATCAAAGCCCaacgctcttcctgggggcttaaGAAAATGGCTCGCTTCTCCAATATATTGAATCTGCccttttaaatagcaatgcACCAATGTGCAGGCGCACCTGGCTTTTAAAAGGGAGATgccactctgattggttgaattcctgttacgcccaaaacacacctgttaattaagagactaaatacaacccctttgcaCCGAGGTTATGCGCCGCctaactagcaaaagtggagttggacacgccctaaGTGCACTTTAAACCATGCGCTATAGATTGTTTAAATAGGGTcccaaagcgaatgagaaaaactgcaACTCAGAATAGAACAGAATGTACTCACCTGTTGGTATCAGGGTCTCTGATTGAAGAAGTATACAGATAACCTCCAGTTTCTGACCCAGTCACAGGgatctttatctgcaaacaCAATGCAAATTCAAATTCATCTGCAAGTGCAGACAGATATCAGAGCTGTACACAGCATTGTATGGTACAGCTGCCCATCATCTGAGTCCCACACCGATTTCATGTTCGACTGATAACTTTATTAGAGTGGAAACTAGTTTGGTCGTCCATGCACAATAACAAAAGATACACAAGTCCTAACAGCTCACAGTGGACAACATATGAAAGACATGCTCCCACAACAGTAGTAACACTTAACACATATTCAAAGAGGACATGAGTGTAGCTTAAGAGCCCAACTAGCCAAGAaattaaaaagcaataaaaggAGTTATTGACCCGCGGCCTGTTCCCATGCAGTAATGATCCAACTTGGAAGTttaggacattttacaagaacaagattgccaaacaaacatttgcaCAGCGACGCATGGATGGGGCAACTGTTTAGTCAAAACAGTTCTATTGACACAGAACACAGGATAACACATTCTGATGTCTTCCTAAAACACACAGTACCTGTGCTGTAGACTGATCGATGCggttctttctgtctgtcagatGGATGTTGTAGACTTTTAAAGGCGGAGCCCCCAGGCTTTCCATGGCATCTGGACATGCTTCCAACTTCTGCAGAGCCAGTCTGTGGTAGTCTGACGCAGCAAATTTCTCTAATTGGATAGTAGACAGAAAGGCACAAACAAGTGGCCGAAAATGGGTTATAAAGTACAACAGTTGAAATGTTGAAGTTTTTATGACTGAGAGCAGTTTAACAGCTTTCATCTAGTACCCTTTAAATGAGAAGTTCAACTGTCAGCTGAGGAGTAAAAGATAAGAGCAATAGAAAAGTTGACATGTAACAACTCTGACAGAAGTTGAAGAGGAAATCCCTTTTTCATGCAGACTCAAACACTAGAGGCACAACAGGCTGTCATTCACTGTGAATAGAAGCTATAAAATAGTTGCCTGGCACCTCCCAGCAGCATGACCCAGAAAGATtcatctttatgcaaatgtcctCTGACGTGAGACAACCTGGAGACGAGAGGTTAcagcaaaaaacacaggactttcgctcaggagactgctgttcatgtcctgaagttgatttatttgtaacttcCGTATTTTAGTTACAGCACGTCCGGTGTCATTTTAATCCAacccacaatcttttcctactCTTAACTAAGCAGGTTTGTCGGTGCTCGTTTTTTGGACGtgaaatcatgtaaacatgttctagtagaaacccaaaatacacgTATGCACCTGAAGATAAACGCCAGcatttcagtttatgaaatggactgtttttgtccttggttttaacattgtaaaactcatctttaccTCCAGGAACAATACACAGGGCGGCGCTCTTGCCATGAAAGATGAAAAcattgtcatgtttgttatctAATTGTccattagagtggaaatccctTTATTAAACCAGCTTGACTtggtttgaatatttcatttccactttttaAGTTGTTGTATacacgtgttgctggagttCTGACCTGTTGAGACAGAGAGGAACTCCCATATTTACTCGGGGAAATTCCCAAATATGAGATGATTGCAGCAAAATTCATCACCTCATGTCATGACCTGAGTGCAGCCAGTGGAACCTGAGAAACACAACTCTGTATTCACGTCTTTTTTTAGTTGtttgatttttcctttttttgtttacatcagTCAACCTGGTTGGTAGGCCTATAATGtatctttacacacacacacacacacacacacagctcatttGTACTCACTCTGCAGCAGATAGTACATGGTGCCGATCCCACCCCCGGTCAGCAGGGTGGTGAAGATGGCGAGCTGCTGCAGTTGACTGGTGGAAACCCTCATCTTTACTTCCTTCCCTGTAAAGCTGCACAGACGGACACGTGTCTGAAATTTCACCGAGCGCCGCCAGATGATGTTACGAACCCAGACACAAAGGCGTTTGGTCGTCCGACATGTCTGGGACTTCCTCAACATGTACAGAGCAGCTATAGTGGTTATTTCGGTCCTGGTTGATGAAACTGTTGGTATCCATGGAGGTAAGCCCCTCTGCGAATGAACACGGCAGACAAACTCACGTGAATAACACAAGGCGAAAAATCACTCTGCGTTTGGTGCCAACGCAGCGTTAGAATGTAGCTCAGTACGGAGCTACAGAGGACTgtggctccacacacacacctcccttgtcactaaaagttgcagattgatttaTGAAtagatgtcatgatattattggttcTTACTAGCTTATGTAAGCAcacttcatattttgttttacaggaagaaattgatgatgatgaaacatcttttgcatatattgttaaataggtgcacaatatgaccgGGGATGTGATCTAAACGGGTTAAAGAGGCACTGATGAAGGGAATTCTTCATTCAGAATGTCTGATTAGCTAACATCCCATTTCTGTGTAACGCTACAACTAAAAGCACAAAGCAATATTTGTGGAGAAGTGAGTTGTGGATAACGTTCACTTTAACTTCAACCTTTGATCAAATTTAAAACAGCGTATTTTAACTATTACTTAGCTTTTCATGAAATGACGTTAAAGCTGCatttggtaactttgagcaaatatgataaaaagttattttgataaaactgtcattatatcctgacagtagtgcatgagacagataatctgaaaaaaaatccaccgCTCCTAATGGCGAGATTTCACCTCccccaaacaaaaacaaccaatcagagcggagcagtctctgggcagctgtcaatcactgctcacaaaactcgtgaactccgatcagacggtcaaactaggcagcgctgatcaatatgaatcaatattctgttattgtaatgactttcttttctgttttcataaacatattttagtgtaccgttgagctgtaaaatgagaaagtttgtgacccaacCGCCATATTGACAGTCGAGCCACAACCAAGCCATGCCACCAACTGGAGCAAACTttccacagagtttatttatctgcaataatccaaaacacaaagaaggAAAAAATCTGGCAAAATGACAGCTGGAAACCAGAGTGTTGTCAGAGTCGACATCATCACAGCCATGTGCCCTCGGGCCTCTCCGGTTTATGGCTGCGTGTTTGTCAACGGGGTGTTTCGATGTGTTAAATGAAGAAGATTTAATTCCCCATGGGGATTAGTTTATTTTAAAGTACCAGCTTTAAAATGTGGATTCACAGTTGATTTTAGCATGAGGATGAAGGGAAAAACTCACTCTAGAATGAACGTAATTTCACTGCTACACCACAGTGTCTGGCTGACTGGAGACTCTCATTGTCTCCCTCTGCTGGACTCATTATATACCTCACCATACCACtgatatacaccgatcagccagaacattatgACCAGCTGCCTAATATTGATTAGGTCCtcccttttgccgccaaaacagccctgacccgtcgaggcatggactccactagacctctgaaggtctgctgtggtatctggcaccaagccgtcagtagccgatcctttaagtcctggaagttgcgaggtggggcctccgtggatcagACTTGTtcgtccagcacatcccacagatgctccattagattgagatctggagaatttggaggccgagtcaacacctccaactcgttgtcGTCCACATGATGtgaaagaaaacgtgattcatcagaccgggccactttcttccattgctccgtggtccagttctgatgctcacgtgcccattgtaggcgcttttggcggtggatACGGGTCAGcgtgggcaccctgaccggtctgcggctacgcagctccatacgcaacaaactgctcctcactgtgtgttctgacacctttctatcggaaccagcatgaactttttcagcagtttgagctccagtagctcttctattggatcagacaacacgggcctgccttcacttcccacgtacatcaatgagcctcgggtctgaccctgtcgccggatCATCGGTTCTCCTTctttggaccacttttggtagatcctgacccctgcagaccgggaacatcccacaagagccctagttctggagatgctctgacccagtcgactagccagcactatttgtccctcgtcaaagtcgctcacatctttacgctggcccattttttctgctcccaacacaaagttcaaaggtcaaaatgttcactagctgtctaatatatcccccccactgatAATCAATCagtgttattcacttcacctgtcagtggtcttaatgttatggctgatcagtgtatactAGGCTACACTAGTCTATAACACATCATACTGTAGTACACAACGTGTGTGACATGCAGGCGCATCCAGCCCAGAACAGCAGCTAACTGTGATACATATCTGATAGAGTCATGCTGAAGTCATCCTGCTGAGTCTCACTGAGCACACAGCTGATCTCCATGTGgctgctctctctgtgtctgcagctctacctgctgtctgtctgtctgtctgtcttctctcCAGCTCTGGTGTCTTACAGGTGAACATTTTCgacactgtctgttgttgctcaTTGAAACTAAATCTGAAGACATTCTCACCTTGTGTTGTGTTTCAGCGATAGGACCATGGGGGGTAGGACGACTCACTCGGCTCTGTCTACATCCGTACACGTCACACGGATCGTCGCCAATTGGATGTGGGTGCGCTCCATTAATACACCGGTGTGTGCCGCTCTGTTGGGGGAGGCGGCGTCTGTATTCCTATACCGAGAttatccattcattcattcattcattcattcattcattcattcattcattcattcattcattcattcattcattcatttattcattcattttatgatttttattttatgttgtttcatttaacatgaacacaacaaaTCATATCGCACATACAAGAGACAATTAATCTGTTCACACGTAAGTAGAAACAGAAAAAGATGATACAAGATATgaggaataaaataataatgatttacAGTGTCTGCTGATTAAAAAGGATATGGAAGACAAATATTGCCAAAGGGATTTATATTTCAAAAATTATGTTTGATTTTAGAAAGCAacagaataattaaataatgtctAAAAGGGTATAAAAACTGTCAAAATGTCCACTTTAGTCTTTCTTCTAGTAGTCCTCCAAAGGGGCCGGGATCCATCCAGCTGGTCCCAGAATGGACGGGGACAACGCGCTCAATCCAATGGCAGTTTGAACTGTGCCGATCTATTCCTTGTTGTGTGTGTCCCCCGTGGGACAGGACCAGCTCGGCTGGCGATGGTCCTCAGGAGCCCTGACATGTTTATCTGCTACGCTGAAGGGACGtctgttttctccactgaaGAAGCGGCGAACCTATAACAAGCACAGCTCTTGTGCTGCATAAATATTTCTCAATATTTTGAAAACTTCTTTTACAGTGGTGTAACAGAATAAACACACCTGGGATAAAGTGTCATGTAATTCAGAAATTACCCTTTTTCATACATACTGTAAAATAGGATGTGGCTCAAATGCTAATCACCAAATTTAGACTTCATTTGGTTCATGGAATGTAGactatggccctgttcagacctggtattaatatgtgtcCTCAGtggatcggatcacaagtggacagctttaaagggactatttgtaactttgtacgcgcataaatgtagcgggtcgtcacacatgcgcgctcgcatatgcgcgttcgcgtgcagccgctgtaccctcctcctctgcctgctcgccttcactcagacagctcagctcgctccacctctagacgtgaacgcgcgttcactccacactgcagaagagttagtttagctctgagaatatctagtgaatgcacaggggacgtttgtgcagaaataactgctgcagctcctccagaccaacagaggctttccgtgtcttgtgaagtgacagagctgtacagagatttacgttgtcttcttgttaccgaccgggtgccggtgtctcctctgctctctctggctGCGGGCGGCGAGAgtagggagacacgctgcagagccccgctgcatcagcctgcacttaggcaggaaaagccaacactaggatcagatctaaatcatgttcatggaaagaccttcgtctggtcagctaacattactgccaagcagctgaaatatagagtgatattgtggttttagctgacttgtgtcgcctcactgttttgagtgatgctcgttcaggtatattgagagcgagcaagcgcgaacccgacgctgactttcgttgatttcacggccacaggtgtcgctgttaagaagcatttctgaaagttacaaatagtccctttaagtacaggtgtgaacgcactcaaggcgcattgagatccgatcactcagaccacattcagaggtggtctgggccacataatCACATTCtcttagcagtgtgtagtgaatgtgtcctgggccgcattaaggaccgcctactctacTGATGTCCCGCTGAGATCCGCAggtctctgcgctcctcaggtGAAACGCGAGCGCTTGTCCGCCTGGCAACATTGAAACGGcgtctgtgctctactgtattttgtcgatacaactgtattttattaaaccatatcttatctataggttACATATCTTCAGAATATCAGACTAGGCTCGGGGAGTGCATTATTGCACTGTCCAATATGTGTCGTGTTTTTATTCCGTTTCTCTGCACAGAGCTGACACCCGCTTGCTCGCCCTCATcgccggctctctgaagctctgttaCCTGGGAAAGGTGGCAATGTCCCCGGGgacaataactttatattttaatgttaataaaatttacccaaattcacgaatatgtaggatattactacacacgtacttaaagctgtccacttgtgatcagatcactgaggacgcatgttaataccaggtctgaacagggcctaaatATGTCATGATGGGCCGCTTATAAGACTCAAAGAAATAGAAACAGCTCTATGGTGGCTCTAAAAACTCCACTGTGCTCTAGCCTCACTGAAACAACAAGAGGGAGCAGCTTGTAGAAGATCTCTATCTATCTTATCTCTATTTTACAGACAGGGGAACTCCTGGTGTGTCTCAAGCTGATTCAGAGTTCATGTTGTTGACACATTTACTTTACAGTACAAGAAGAACATAATCCAAAGCAAGTTGACTATGTGTTTTTtcttaacatgtttttattttctggtATAAATAAAGAAATTCATCAAAAATGCTTGAATGCAAATCTTTCATGGGCTATATCTAACAAGACCCGATGAGAATCAGTTTTAGATTTAAGTAGAGCCTACACAAGCAATTTgataaacaaacagaacatgTACATTCGTAGCCTACGTCCATGATAACATCACATTACATCATTTTTGGTGGGCTAATGCCCATTAGCGAATTAATAAAGTGAAAACTGATTATACACATGGTAACAAGCCAGGTaccagagcttcagagagccggggatgagggCGAGCGAGCAGGTGTCAACTCTGAACAAAAACatgacacatctccgacagtatgatacaGATCTGATACATTcatgtaaatatgtatatatgtgtatatatgtgtatgtgtgcaagtatgtatgtatgtgtatatgcagtatgcagtaggtgtgtgtgtatatctgtatatatatgtatacagtatatgtatctatatatctGTTTGTGTATGATTATAAGAATAATGTATaatcatcatattttatattgtattttatatgcaTGGTCAGATGCTGTGTATtgtactatatatatagatatatattgcATATTGTATTACATGTGcgtattgtatattataaataataatacgcGCATATACGAAAGATAACAACTAGTCAATATAATTaagataaatatatttaagtaaTGAATTTGTATTTTGATTAAGATACAtcgtaagtaatgaattggtattcttgATTGATaatgaatttatattttgataaggataattatatcagtaattaatttatatttttgtatgacaattattatatttagaCGAGTTTAGGAGAATCAATTAGAGTATATGTTtagctcaataaggaagctgatTAATTATCAATGAATGATTTATGGAgaaaggggtgggattaaatacatttgtacttcttctcactccttttccaATATGTAAACCAcagcatcaagtgtttgaccaTTTATTTtgcttatgcttttcattgtatgtaaatattactttttttctgtctgtccactTCTTTGTATGATTATTctcttttttaatgttttaatttttttattttacatgttcgaaatacatttagaaattaaatgaaattatgaTATTCAGTGAAATTCAgtgtaaatctactgttacggatatgtgcaataacatgctgatcactctgtgcaataattatataattatctgacagacactttgtgcaataatctggcaaaactgtaatctcatcaataaacatattttatttttatattctttattgtattatcttttcattagcacctatgggattgtcacaatctaatttcgttgtactacacaatgagaataaagggcttgaaccttgaatcttgaatcttgatgatgatgaagaggtgCCTAaaacagctccgcccctctcccAGGAGTAAGCCGGTCTCACCGCTGCAGCATAGCAAGCGCTCCTCACCcggtcacacactcacacgcccGGTCAGTTACATATTCAGTCTCccattcagtcagtcagtctcatGCTGCTGGTCTGGCTGCAGACAGGCTGTTAAACCATCCCTAACGAGGTAACTTCTCTTTAcgcacagcagcaacagattTCTTCGTGTGATCCCTGAGTGAGCTCCATCAGACCCGGTAAGAGAGCAGCGCGATGTCCTTCAGGTTGTGTAACGTTACCGTATTGTGTGTGGTCAGCTGTGTCTTTGTGATTCCGGTCAGATGGAGATGATGGACTCCAGCTGAGCTCGAGTTTTGACCATTTTGATACCACAACATGTTGTGAGATGACTGAGCAGGGTTATGTGACTGAACTCTGGAGCAGTGGAGCTCTGACTGGCTGATAAAGCTTCTCATTGTGTCCGGATTGAGCCTCTGACTCTTTTGTAATGGGGCATCTTTTACAGCTTAGCAGCACCACatcttttacagtgtagtaaTATCTAGTATGGTCATGATGTAGGAGCCAGCTGAGCTCATCCTCTGCCaccactacactacactacctAACACACTGTGTCATGTGTGTTGTTGTAGCTGGGCTTTACCTTCATTGACTGTCTGCCTGCTCAGCAAGATATGGctgaacacacatttaaaagtgACATTGGATGGTTCAACCTACTGCACATGTAGAGCCTATAGTAGACTGGTAGCAGTGTGTCAAACAAAAGTAGTGCAAAGCTAGAAGCCTGGATGCTTTGCATAAACTGCATGTTCTCAGGTGTGAACCTGTGACCTGAATTGCACTTTATGATTTAAAGTTAAAcgtcagttttttttaattgaagttGGATACCAACCAGTGGAGGCTGCTCCTCTATtttttgagaggcaagagggagaccaaaatatgaaaaaagagtgattggttgaaataaaccattactaaatctcagtatcatttataaaatgttttttttttcttctttggaaAAAATCCATAGTGGTTAGCACTATGGCCTCACAgcaagaatagaatagaaagctttattgtcattgtattaaatacaacgagattcacaatTGCCaattctggtcagtgctttaaaaacaaatacttgacaagacgaggcagataaaacatataacaggtaaaacacacacagttataaagtgaataaaataggtaaagtagatgtaataaataaataaaaacagaagtgttacactagaagtataaaatataaaaatagatgtaatgtaaacagaggtaattgcacttgtaaaataggtagagtagatgtaataaataaaatttaaacaaagttgcacttgaggtgtattttgcgtcaaggatatattgcacagacaaatgtatttcacattcagtgtattaatattgcacagatttattttttgttcagtgtccgTATGGCCCAGGGAAAGAAAGTGTTCGCGAGTCTGGAGGGTGCGGGCTTTCAttgagggtcgcaggttcaaaacccggcttggggtccttctgtgaggagtttgcatgttctccctgtgttagcgtgggttttctccgggttctccggtttcttcccacagttcaaagacatgcaggttaggttaattgttgactctaaatgtcccgtaggtgtgaattaAGCCGGTtaagcggttacggataatTAATGAACGAATGATTAAAATGCgtcaacagcgacacctgcagggcagaggggaaagagcagcctgtgtgtgtgaagtggttGTGGGCATCGTGGGGGGGTAGAGGAGGACGGCAGGTCCTCGTCCTCCCTTAGGGCGGGACATCTCCTATCAATTCAATGTATGACCCA
It includes:
- the LOC141777691 gene encoding cytochrome c oxidase assembly factor 1 homolog isoform X2 — translated: MRVSTSQLQQLAIFTTLLTGGGIGTMYYLLQKKFAASDYHRLALQKLEACPDAMESLGAPPLKVYNIHLTDRKNRIDQSTAQIKIPVTGSETGGYLYTSSIRDPDTNRWSLKLAVLQLREGRTIDLLNPPSPPGAPTQATEYTEGLDTGLWH
- the LOC141777691 gene encoding cytochrome c oxidase assembly factor 1 homolog isoform X1, encoding MVLSLKHNTSFTGKEVKMRVSTSQLQQLAIFTTLLTGGGIGTMYYLLQKKFAASDYHRLALQKLEACPDAMESLGAPPLKVYNIHLTDRKNRIDQSTAQIKIPVTGSETGGYLYTSSIRDPDTNRWSLKLAVLQLREGRTIDLLNPPSPPGAPTQATEYTEGLDTGLWH